The region TGGCAATTCCAGCAGGAGACACATGCTGGCGAGTGGGGCCAGTGCAGTAGCACCGAGtctggggagcagcaagagccgttcccctcttcctgctgcagggctggcagctctgACTCTCCCCGTGTTTTAATAAAAAGCCAAGACCTTGGTGAGGAGAGGTGAACAGAGACCTGGCCTGCACGGCTGGGCAGCTCCACAGCATCCTTGGGATGGTCAAGTCCTTGTCCGAGTCCTTGCAGCGTGGCAGGGGAAAGCTGGCCCCTGGTCACTGCAGGATGGAGCATACGTTTGAAATGGCTCCTTCAGGGTCCGTCTTGTAGAGCATGAAGTGGCCCTGCACCTGGGCAGCGCTGATCTGTTTGGAGACCGCCAGCGCCTGCTCTGCAAACCGCTCGGCTGCAGCCGGGGGCTGTTCGGGGTAGAAGCGCTGGAACATGCAGGCAAGCTGCCAACGGGAGCAGTGGCCCACATACTGCTTGAGATCCACACGGCCGGGCCGCACCAGGGCTGGGTCCAGCCTGTCAAGAGACAAAAGAGTGCCTTGAAAACCTGATCAGTGTCTCTGCAGTTTGGGTCCCACAGGAAGCCACCCTCCATGCCAgcacagtgtcctggtttgagagacacaggactaatttctcttctaatgcttgggaaaactgcacttttagaagactctagtgtctgaacttgtgaaaaaaattactttacagccagctatgCTATGTGgttttcaaggtctcagtgttttcaagtttagccaggtgcagggatgaggaggagcaagacctgggcacttgacccaggctggccgacaggattatttcataccatgaacatcaaattcaataaaaattagaaagtttgctgagaagttctctctctcccttaatGCTGCAATCCAGAGAGCTTCTTGCCCAAGTgtcggacccctgagcccttcccttcctcccgacgCTGTAGTGcttgcagtgtccaacatttgccatctactgctgggagtgcacagctccctACTGATAgaactggctgagtataatccttgtgtattttatattggtatcgggatcaatattggttctttagtgttattaatgttaattatgaagtcttattctattaaattggtttatattttaaccctcgtgtttccttttttttccctgatttcacttcccaggtggggaggggtcatcgggtgatagaaggGGATCCCGATTAGACATCAAGGGGTTTGTATCGCGAGGGAGGATTTGGGAAACCTGAACCCCCCAGTCCTCACAGTGGAGGATGCAAACAGCCATCCATATAGGTCATCAAAAGGGAGAAAGGTTCTCCCGTGCTACCCTCCCTGTTCCCTCCCAGAGGGCGGCTCTAACCTGTCCACGTAGTTGGTGGTCATGAAGACAATTCTGGCCTCCGTGGAGGCCACACCATCCAGTGCGTTGAGGAGGCCGCTGAAGGTCAGGCGCCCCATGCCTTGGTACATAGCCGGGTCTGGGGATAGAGGCATCTGAGACCATATCCATTGGCTACTCACCCCATGCAGTCTTGCAGGCCACTTCCCTATCACTGGAGGCTTAAGCCAAGTGCCCCgctctttctttcccctgcccACCCACACCCCTGGGAACCAAAAAAGAGAATGAGGGGCAAAGCCATTCCCTCCCTCATGCTGAATCATGCTGAAAACAGCTGGACAGGAGAAGTGGTTTTGCTTGAGGATAAAGAACCCAAATTTCCTTTTATAAAGCCTAGCCAAAGCTGGGCGAGGTCCAGCTTGGGCCCTGAGGCCCCAGAGAGCTGCCCACTCCTGGTCTCTGCTGGTGCACCAGAGCAGCCCGGAGTCCAAAccttcccccagcacagccagcaaaCCTCCCTCCCGCTCCTGGCCCAGGAACAGGGGCACTGCTCACTCTCAGCGGCGAGGTCCCGACTGACGAAGGCAGCGTCCACGTCCTCCAGCAGGATGATGCTCTGCTGCGGTGCAACACTCAGGAGGTGATTGAGCCGGTCATCGGAGAGGCTGCGGTCACTGAGACTCATCAGGCAGATACTGTactgcagctccccagccagggctgtgctgggaaggATGCAAACCACAGGAGTGAATCACAGCAAGAAAGCCCAGAGCAGAGGAAGAACCGTATCTCCCTGACCAGCAACAGGAGAGAGGGCAGAGGCATCCTCCCCCATCAGGGATCAGATACGGGGGGCAGGTGGGAGCCCTTGCTCAACCTACTGGTGCCATGCAGTACTGTGCAAAGCAAGGGCATAAAGGGCTCGTCACCCTGACCTGTCACGGTGCCAGCAATGCAAACGCTTACACCAGGCACCATACAGGAGGCACAGCCCACTCCTGCATTTCAAACCCAAAGTCATCCACATCCTCTCACCAAACTGCTGCGCCCtggagcaggcagctggcaggaaaACTGCCGTTAGCCAGCTGGCAATACTCACATGAAGCTGCTTTTCCCACAGCCGGGAGGCCCATACAGCAGGTAGCCTCTTCGGTAGGGGATCCCTAGGAAGACAGTGTCATTTTAGGAACCAGCTGGGTGGCTCTGAGCTCTCTCCCCCAGAGCCACAGGGCTATGCTGAGCACACACAGAGGATACACCAGGGAAGGCAAGCAGCAGGACAAAATCTCTCTGTAGCCATTTCCAGAGAGGACAACAGgcatcctcccccaccccacagcagcATCACAGGAGCAATGAACTCCGTGGCTTATGATGGTTTCCAGGATTGGACTCAACCAAGTGGAGTTTGTCCCTTTGCAGATCCAGGCCTGAGCTCAGCACCTGGGCTCACTCATTTGTGGGATCTGCCTGAGGCGGTGCCCCACAGCCATGGCTGCAGGGGGCTAAGAAGCCACACTGGGCACGATACAGAGGACAGCACGCCAGAGCCTTGCCTCTCTCGCTGTACCACTTGGGGTTGTCGATGAACTCCTTCACGTCCTGGACGAGCCTCTCTGACACACCTTCCTCCAGCACCACAGAGCTGAGAGGCCGCCGGCGGCGCGGGAAGCCAAACTGCCGCCACTCTGCTCCCATGGCTGTGTACATGATCgtcctcccctcctgctgctgcagggccagctcCCGGGCtgcagagagaggcagagggaaCAAGTGGCAAGGAAAAGGATCTCCCGTGAAGCCCTGGGCATCTCCATGGAGCAGGCTGTTCCCAGCAGGGCCCCACACAGCTCCGCTACAGACCTTCCCGGAGGATATTGAAGAAGATCTCCCGGTTGGTGCCCAGTGCAGTGAAGGTGACGGACTCCCAAGGGGTCCCCGTGTGCAGGTCGATCATCTGCTTCTCCCGGTTGCGCTCAATGCGAATCCACTTCCTGCGATACCTGGGGTGGGAAAACGAGGTTGGGGGCTGTGGTCCAGCACCACTCAGCTGATCCCAGCCGAGACTGTGCATCAAGGGTAATGTTCATCTCGGATAAAGAAATCACTTCACATCACTACTTTCAATCTCCTGCCCTTATCCAGACTCAAGGAAGCGGTAGgatcctctctgctgcctccacGGGCCCCCCAAGTTGGAGTTTCCTTGCCAAAATGAGGGTCAGTCCCCAGGCTGCTTTCCCCTGCTCTCCCTTACCAGATGAAATggttcccagggctggggacaaaGTCGAACTTGGTGCTGACACGCCCGCTTTCATGCTGCAGGTACGACGTCTCAACACTGAGGTGCTGCGTGTGCTTGGCATGGTGGGAGATCCAGTTCAGCAGCCAGTGGTAGCTCTTATCCTTGCTGGGCACCTCCAAGGTGATCATATAATGGCGCCTGAAAGCCACCAGCCCAAACTGGGCCCCTTTCCGGGCTAACGCCAGGGCTGTGCCCACCCCAACGAGGCCGAACCCAGCCCCAAAGTACGGGTTGTCTTTCAGTGCTAAGACAAAGTCAGAAAAGGGCATTGCAGGAGGTCAAGTGGCTCCTCTCCACAGCATCACACTGGAAACAAACCTGCATGGAAAGAGAAGGACTCAATGGCAGCAGGGGACATAATGGATTGCCTGCAGTTccctgccctgtattgtggtcaGTTCTCAAGGTGAAAGGTTGCCTGGCACATTTGGATCTCCCACACCCATGCTTTTCTTATTACCAGGGGTTCAGACAGCTGCTGGCCACAGgagcctcctccctctctgcagcctctgagaaaggcaggagggagccaggagctggaggCTGTCAAGGAAGCACAGGAGCATCTGTTGCTTTTTCAGCTATGACAATAAACCCAgagttttattctttaaatagcTAGAAATCATGAGCACTGCAATTATTTAAGGTTTATTGTTTGAAAAAGCTGAAGCACATCCCCAGGCTGAGCTGGTTCTTTGCTGCTGGCAATGGGCGCATGACTGGAGGAAGCAGCACCCCTGTGCCTGGATACAGGGCAGCAGCTGCACACTTAGGAGGCTTAGAAGTTtctccagctcccccagcagagTCTGTCAGATATATGTCAGACAGGGCCACaaagacaatcagagggctgcagcacctctcctgtgaagacagactgagacagttggggttattcagcctggagaagagaaggctctggggagaccttatagcagctttccagtatctgaagggtgcctacaagaaagctggagagggatgttttacaagggcatgtagtgacaggacgaggagtaatggcttcaaactgcaagtGGGCAGATTAAGATCGGAtatcaggaataaattttttGCTATGAgtgtggtgaagcactggaacaggttgcccagggaatttgtggaggccccacccctggaggtgttcagggcgCCAGGCTGGATACGAATTTGtctagcagaaggtgtccctgcccatggcagagggtttggaactagataatctttaaggtccttttgtacctaaaccattctatgatataaGGGATGAGGGGGAGCTTCcaacatacatacatacagacagacagacagactctGCTCCCTCAAGCAGGATCCCACCTCCCCCACAACACGGCCGGACCCCGCAGCAAGGCTCCTTCCCAAGGCAGGGCGTCCCCTGCCCCACGGTCcctgccccgccgcggggccttcccccctccccccgcccccgagccTCAGCCCCGCAGCAGGAGCCCACCTTCCTCTGCAGGAGACCCGGCCTCACACCAGCCATCCCCATAGCAGAGGCCCAGCCCCCGTCCGCTCCCCTCGCTCCCATGGCAatggcggccgcggccccggccccggccccggcgccccTCACCTCCACGCAACGCCGCTctggcccgccccgccccgctctcTATGGCCCCGACCCTCACTTCCGCCCGGCGCTGCTTCCGGCCGGCTGCCGGCTGGCACCATAGAGCGGGGCCGGGTCGGGCGGCGGGGCAGAGCAGAGCGGCGGCGCGAGCCGCACAAAGGGCGGCGCTCCCTCCCGCCCGGCGTGCACCACCGAGATGTGTCAGGGCTGGAGGCACTGGGGCCCAGCTTGAGTCCCCGGCCCGGGGTGACGGGGAcaggccggggctgcggggcgaggGGGCTGGGGCGGCCCCGGCCGTGCGGGGACTCGCGGTGGGCACCTCCTCGCTCGAGGCTGAGCCCGAGTCTGGGAGTTGGGCTCGGGCTGGGGCCCACCTGGGCCCAGGTCTTGGGGGGGATAGGCCTGGGTCTGGGTCTGCTTGGGCCTGGGGAGCAAGCCCTAGCTGTTGGGCTCAGGGAGAGGCCCCCAGGCATCTTTCAGGGGGGTATGGGGGTCCTTgcacccctgtgtcccctgtgGTAGGGGGTTTTGTCAGCATCCCACTTGGGGCACAGCAGAAGGGAGACAGCGTTCAGGTACCCAGATTCATACCTCTGCTTGGGGACTGGCACTGCAGGCAGCCCCCCAGAATCCTGTAGGACCCCTAGGCCTCTGGGTTCTCCCTCGTTTAAAGccctttcttctgtttcagagtGAGAGACCCTCCCGGGCAGCACCAAGACAGTGCTCGGTGGCAATGAGCGCAGAAGTGGCCGTCTCTGAGGGTGCCAGCAGGGAGATGGAGGCCCTGTGCTCGGAACTGCTCCTGCCCACACCAGGAGAGGCAGGAGCCATGGGAAGCCCTGGTGTGGATAGTGCTGGCCTGGCCGGGACACCCCCGCTCACTGCTAGCCAGGActtgctgctggcagaggcatcgatgcctggggaaggggctcACGCTGAAGGAAGCAATGTGGAAATATTCATCGAGGCAGTGGCTGGCAACGTGACCCTGAGCAACGCAGCCAATGCCACAGGTATGGGGTACAGGGAGGGCAGTGTGGCCCTGTGGTGctcagcagagggagagaagtcTGGCCAGGGCCCCTGTCCCCCCTAGCTGGTACCCTGGGGACAGCACGATGTCCTTGTGTCTCTGACCCTGTGTGCATCATGAGTTTGGTGCTACCATTCAGTGCAGACCTGGCACAAGCTGGGTTTGCAGATGGGGAGGGACGGCTGTGGGAGTTGCATGCCGGGTGAGGGGGTCTCTCGGGGCTGTCAGTAGGGACCAGGTGGAGAACTCCACCATGGACTGCTGCCCCCAGCATGCTTCTCACCTGGGTCCAGTGTGGGCACATCCTGCTAGGAACGACGCTGAGCCAGCCTCACGTCTCTGCATGCTTCAGAGGTGCTAAGGGTCAGACCTGGTCGTCATGGTCACCTAGGTGGTGGTGTCCCCTTTCTTATGGGAGATGTCCTGGGATAACGCGGGCAGAGGAGGGCCATGGTTCTCCAAACTGTAATGTATGGCAACAGGGCTGTATTCTCCCTATCTGAAGCTGGAACTGAACTGCCAGTCCCAAACTCTGGGCCTGGCAAAAGTCCTTTGTAATGCTTGCCCTTCGGTCTCTGCAGAGGTGCTGGTCAAAGTGGTGGAGCTCTATTTCTGTGAGAGGTGCAGCCAGAGCTTCCCGGAGGcctccctgctgtcccagcaccAGTGTCTGCTGCTGCCCCCCTCAGGGCACCTGGAGCTCCCTAGGGCACTGTTGGCTTCTGCCAGCGAGGGCCAGAGTGAGCCGGGGGCCTCGGAACCACCTGGAGCCAGCAAGCAGGAAGCCTCTGCTCTGGAGTGCCTGCTGTGCCCTATCTGCCGGGAGGTGTTCAAGCAGCCTGGAGATCTCAAGGAGCACTTCAAGACCCACCGCACCCCACTgggagccctgccctgccccgagAAGGGCTGCTGCTTTACCACGGAGGACCGCAAGCAACTACGTGGCCACCTGCGCCGCCTGCATGGGGCCTCCCCTGTGTCCTGCACCTACCGTGCCTGCCCGCTGCTCTTCCCCAGCCGCCCAGCCATGGAGCAGCACCACCGCACCCACTTTCCCTTCCACTGTGGCCACTGCGACTTCATCACAGCCAATGCCAAGCTCTTCTGGCAGCACAGGAAGGGCCATGCTGCGGAGACCCCTGATGAGACCCTCGTGACTCGCAGCCATCCTGGCTCAGCACCCCACGGCCTCGCGCAGCAGCGCTGCATCCTGCCATCAGGTACGGCTGGGTGGGAGGGGTCAGGGCTTGTGGGTGCCGCAGAGGCTGACCATGTTCCTGCATCCCAGTTGCAACTGGGAGGAGTGGAAGAGGCTCTGCTGCCAGAGGGCTAGGGAGCCTTGCGTTCCTCCCTCCCTGCGGCATGGTTTGTACCCCCATCTCAGCCAGAGGGTTTTTTGCACATGTGTGGGTGAGGGTGGGTGGCTCCCTCTTGCCTGGAGCATGATGATCTCTGTCTTTCCCCACTGAagcagcagaagggcaggaggaggtggggaatTGCCACTCTGGCTGGGAAGCCACCGCAGCAGAAGCCAGGCCAGCAAAGCCCACAGGCACTGGGGAGGTCTCCTTGGAGGGGCAGAAAGcatcagctggagaagaggacTCAGACAGCGGTGGGGATGAGTCACCAGAGGAGGATGGTGAGAGCCCCTGTGAAGGCAAGGCCAAAGAGGATGGGAAGGCGGCTCCCAAGAAAGCCAGAGTGCTGCGGGCACAGCACTTCAAAGGTAGGATGCGGAGCCATACCGGGGGGCTGCTTGGACTTTGTATTATGAACAATCAGTGTGGCCTCTAGACTGGTGGGGAGAcatgggctgggctggtgggacaTGGGGGTCCTGTGCCATCCAGCAGCCTCATGTCTCCTGCACGTACCACTGCactgtttcccccctcccctgcccaagcAAATGTGTCCCTTCTCCTCTTGcttgtcctctgctgctgccaggctcaGACTAAAGCAGGCAAAAGTCTGCCTGGCTTTGGGGAGTGGGGGCACACGGGCCAACCTGATTCAGGCTGCACTGGATCATCTTTGCCAGTGTTGAGCTGGAAGGAGCCCACCTGAACCATGCTGTTGGCTTGGAGTGGGGACAGTCCATCCAAGAAGATGGCTGTCGTGTGACTGCATATATGATAAACCCTCACCGCATCACAGCTGGATCAGGCAGAGAACATCTGCCTGTGCTCTTCTTCTTTGTCTCTTCCCTGCTGatggcttcccctcctctgctctcacAGGAGATGTTGTGGAGGGCTCCGAGTACCTCTACAAAACCCACATGTGCCCTGAATGCAAGCGGTGCTTCAAGAAGCGGACGCACCTGGTGGAGCACCTCCACCTGCACTTCCCTGACCCCAGCCTGCAGTGCCCCAACTGCCACAAGTACTTTACcagcaaaagcaaactgaaaatccaCATGATGCGGGAGACGGGTGAGAAGGCCCACCGCTGCCCACTCTGCCACTACAGCTCAGTGGAGAAGAATGCCCTCAACCGCCACATGGCCAGCATGCATGAGGACATTTCCAACTTCTACTCTGATGTTTACTCCTGCCCTGTCTGCGAGGAGAAGTTTCGGCTCAGCCAGGCTCTCAAAGAGCACTTGAAGACTCACAAAGCCGAGCCCAAGAGGCTGAGCTGCTTCCAGGGGGGCTGTGGCTACTGTGCAGAGGACCGGAAGGAATTTGTCCGTCACCTCAAGGATGCTCATGGCATCAAGGCGGTGGAGTGCAAGTACCATGCCTGCTCGCTGCTCTTCGGCACGGCTGAGGCCATGGAGGCTCACCGAAAAACCCACTATGCCTTCCACTGCCAGCAGTGTGACTTCATCTGCTCCAACAAGCACGTTTTCCGCAAGCACAAGAAGCAGGGGCACCCAGGCAGCGAGCAGCTGCAGTGCAGCTTCTGCCCCTATGCCACTTTCAACCCTGTGGAGTTTCACGACCACGTGGGCAAGATGCACGCCAACGAGAAGATCCACAAGTGCACCGAATGCACCTTTGCCACCGCACACAAGAGGGTGCTCATCCGGCACATGCTGCTGCACACCGGTGGGTGTTTGCTGCGGGGGTTCTGAGAGCCAAGCTGGGATAGGGGGACAGTCTGCCCTGACTCTGAGTGGGTAGGGAGGGCTGGGTCAGGGCTCCTGGGTCCCATCACTGGCTCTTCCACCATTGCATCACTTGGCTGCAGTTGTGGCATGCCCTCGTCCCTGCTGTTACCCCATCTCCTGATGAGCTGGTTTCCCCACGGAGGAAGGCAGCCTGTGCTGCCTTTAGCTGGGTGTCATGCTGAGAGCATTCCTGTGTTGCTTGCAGGAGAGAAACCTCACAAGTGTGAGCTCTGCGACTTCACGTGCCGGGATGTGAGCTATCTGTCCAAGCACATGCTGACCCACTCCAACGACAAGAACTTCATGTGTACTGAGTGCGGGTATATCACCAAGTGGAAGCACTACCTGAATGTCCACATGCGCAAGCACACTGGAGATCTCCGGTACGACTCCCAGCCCTGCTAGCCTGGCAGCATAGTCAGGGCTTCCCAAATTCTGCTCTGGGGGTCTGCTGCTCTGGGCTGCGTTGTATGCCAGACTCTCTCGTGCCTGGAGGATGGCTACAGTCTGCTTTGCCTGGCATGTAACAAATGCAGTCCTTGAGCTTGCAGGTTGTTGCCAGCGTGGTGCTGCAGAGGCAAAGTTATCTTTGGTGTGTCTGTGCTGCAAAGGAGGTGTATTACCATATCAGTGCAGCTCTGAGCTTGGATTCATGGGCTCTGCTGATGTTTGTGGGCTAAGGCCAGCTTGGGCATGTGCAGGAATCTGCCAAAACCTGTTTTTACCTCTATTATCACCTCCTTTGGGTCTAGTCTGcctccagggatgctggaggtgctgctggtgtGATATGTGTGCATGGGGGGTGTTGCGGTCACTGTatgggatacccagggaagataCTTCCCGTCCCCAGTCTTAGGATGTGAAGCACAAGCAGCACTaaaggctgcagcagggacgAATTGCCTGTGGTAAGAGCTGCCTGGATGCTGAAGGTCGTATCTGGCAAACTGAACAGTACTGCTTCCCCTAGTGTCCGTGACCGGGAAGCAGAGCTCAGCATGTCTGGTAGGGCTCAGCATGCCCTGGTTCCTCACGCTTCCTGACCGATTCTGCTTTCCCCACAGGTACCAATGCAACCAGTGCTCGTACCGGTGCCATCGTGCCGACCAGCTGAGCAGCCACAAGCTGCGGCACCAGGGCAAAAGTCTGATCTGTGAGGTGTGTGGCTTCGCTTGCAAGCGCAAGTACGAGCTGCAGAAACACATGCAGGCAAAGCACTCACAGAACTACCAGGTGCCTATCTTCCAGTGCCAGTACTGCACCTACCAGACAAAGTACAAGCAGGCGCTGCTGAACCATGAGAACTGCAAGCACACCAAGCAGAAGGAGTTTCGCTGCGCCCTCTGCTCCTACTGCACCTTCAGCAACACCAGCCTCTTCTTCCACAAGCGCAAGATTCACGGCTACGTCCCCGGTGACAAGGACTGGCTGGACAACTACGCTAGCAAGGAGCTGGAGATCAGCTCGTCCGAGGCACTCTTCGGCTACGAGCTCGGCGCAGCCCTGCGTGCGGATCCCAGCTCCCCCCTTGCCAGCAAGGAGCAGTGGGCAAAGGTGAATCCAACCCAGCTGGAGTCccaggggaaagaagaggagcaaGCGTTCGTGATGCCCCTCCTTGGGCAGGATACCGCTCCGCACCAGAGTGGCGGCGAGGCAGAGGGAGGTGTGGGTGAGGGGGAGCAGAGTCATCCCACTGCTGGTCATGCCCTGGGAGATGACTGCATGCAAGGAGACGCTCCAGCAGGCTCGACTGAGCTTGCTGCTTCTGGGGACATGGCGGAGAGCTGCACATTGCAGTTGGAGGCACTGAACGTCTCATCTGACCCCCTCCTGGAGCATTTGAATGGAGAATCCTGCATGACACAGCCAGAGAGTGTGGAAATGCTGTCCTGCAAGGAGCCTCCTGCAGCCTATGAGATGCTGGGCTCCCAGGATGACCTTAGCTTGGAGGACAATGACAATACGCTTGAAGACATCCCGGACTTTGACGAAGAGGACCCAGATGTACAGCAGGACGAGGCAGTGAGGCTGGAGGACAGGGCAGCGGCAGGAGATAGCCAGGGAAAAGATACCCTAAGGGAGACCACAGGCCACCTTGAGGGGTCATGCTCGGACCACCCCAAGCTGATGGCAGACACTGAGATGAGAGAGACCAGCCAAGCTGAGCTGCCAGAGGCCTGGCTCAGTGTGCTGAAGATGGCTGAGCAGAGCCAGCCACCTGTCCCAGAGGATGCAGCCACCTCTGGTGATGATGCCAGAGGTGGCTCGGAATCGGTGCTGAAGGCACTGCGAAAGCAGGACAAGGAGCAGGCGGAGACGCTGGTGCTGGAGGGCAGGGTGCAGATGCTGGTGGTGCAGTCAGAGAGCCAGATCTTTAAGTGCGAGAAGTGCTCGTACATCACACGGAAGGAGAAATCCATGTCCCTGCACTCCAAGGCTAGCTGTCAGAGCCGCCGGGCCCCGCTCGTGTGCCACGAGTGCGGCGCCAGCTTTAAGCAGCAAAGGGGACTCAACACCCATCTCCTCAAGAAGTGCCCGGTCCTCCTGAAGAAGAACAAGATCCTCAAACCAGCTGGT is a window of Larus michahellis chromosome 7, bLarMic1.1, whole genome shotgun sequence DNA encoding:
- the ZNF142 gene encoding zinc finger protein 142 isoform X1; this translates as MSAEVAVSEGASREMEALCSELLLPTPGEAGAMGSPGVDSAGLAGTPPLTASQDLLLAEASMPGEGAHAEGSNVEIFIEAVAGNVTLSNAANATEVLVKVVELYFCERCSQSFPEASLLSQHQCLLLPPSGHLELPRALLASASEGQSEPGASEPPGASKQEASALECLLCPICREVFKQPGDLKEHFKTHRTPLGALPCPEKGCCFTTEDRKQLRGHLRRLHGASPVSCTYRACPLLFPSRPAMEQHHRTHFPFHCGHCDFITANAKLFWQHRKGHAAETPDETLVTRSHPGSAPHGLAQQRCILPSAAEGQEEVGNCHSGWEATAAEARPAKPTGTGEVSLEGQKASAGEEDSDSGGDESPEEDGESPCEGKAKEDGKAAPKKARVLRAQHFKGDVVEGSEYLYKTHMCPECKRCFKKRTHLVEHLHLHFPDPSLQCPNCHKYFTSKSKLKIHMMRETGEKAHRCPLCHYSSVEKNALNRHMASMHEDISNFYSDVYSCPVCEEKFRLSQALKEHLKTHKAEPKRLSCFQGGCGYCAEDRKEFVRHLKDAHGIKAVECKYHACSLLFGTAEAMEAHRKTHYAFHCQQCDFICSNKHVFRKHKKQGHPGSEQLQCSFCPYATFNPVEFHDHVGKMHANEKIHKCTECTFATAHKRVLIRHMLLHTGEKPHKCELCDFTCRDVSYLSKHMLTHSNDKNFMCTECGYITKWKHYLNVHMRKHTGDLRYQCNQCSYRCHRADQLSSHKLRHQGKSLICEVCGFACKRKYELQKHMQAKHSQNYQVPIFQCQYCTYQTKYKQALLNHENCKHTKQKEFRCALCSYCTFSNTSLFFHKRKIHGYVPGDKDWLDNYASKELEISSSEALFGYELGAALRADPSSPLASKEQWAKVNPTQLESQGKEEEQAFVMPLLGQDTAPHQSGGEAEGGVGEGEQSHPTAGHALGDDCMQGDAPAGSTELAASGDMAESCTLQLEALNVSSDPLLEHLNGESCMTQPESVEMLSCKEPPAAYEMLGSQDDLSLEDNDNTLEDIPDFDEEDPDVQQDEAVRLEDRAAAGDSQGKDTLRETTGHLEGSCSDHPKLMADTEMRETSQAELPEAWLSVLKMAEQSQPPVPEDAATSGDDARGGSESVLKALRKQDKEQAETLVLEGRVQMLVVQSESQIFKCEKCSYITRKEKSMSLHSKASCQSRRAPLVCHECGASFKQQRGLNTHLLKKCPVLLKKNKILKPAGQEPPGLCQPADQPGDNGMETSESERGGSEESGHGENPWEDELLPGKTKAAGSPLGGGRALGCPTPEKSLLGDSTEVVEEPPQPGDGADPGGDACPPQLGKPLEKYRLEGGKLHCNACSFVCSRVSTITSHVEDGCRSLEQFWCSLCPEAFRSRRALKSHCAEKHIVHPEEHRPQSTELPERGPASIEIGQPTEPPQDAATPKSTLRKRRRFSCPTCPFTCHQERAMKTHKKRGCVALGEFRCSSCPFTSKVAKALRLHRKLHRKHYSKRPQLQCRQCEFTCKQARCLRQHVRIKHEGVKPHKCRYCEFSTTRRYRLEAHQSLHTGVGRIACGICSQTFGTNSKLRIHRLRVHEKTPTHFCPLCDYSSYLQNDITRHVNSCHRGELNFGCSRCEARFSSETALKQHVLRRHEEKVSYGCPRCGFVCHSEATLKCHVQKQHPHLECSTCKETFATREALEEHKTQHFSHRCELCSFAAKERQQLVRHYVESHEPATPQDKPLRCPFCDFACRHQLVFDQHMKGHGGTRVYKCSDCEYTTKNRQKITWHIRIHTGEKPYKCHLCKYACADPSRLKYHMRIHKEERKYLCPDCGYKCKWVNQLKYHMTKHTGLKPYRCDECEYRTNRADALRVHKETRHREARSFICEQCGKAFKTRFLLKTHLKKHSEEKPYVCNACGRAFRWAAGLRHHYLTHTNEHPFFCRYCPYKAKQKFQVIKHIQRHHPEHGASDPSQGVGKDPSTPTVHLHAVQRERRAKDPPEMDQEQGCPTEKDGASQ